The Thioalkalivibrio sulfidiphilus HL-EbGr7 genome includes a window with the following:
- a CDS encoding thioredoxin family protein → MSKAIFFHAGCPVCVSVEAQFVGALDPSRYQVEVVHLGQDASRLAEAERYGVKSVPALVMDGQTFHINFGAALSDLK, encoded by the coding sequence ATGAGCAAGGCCATCTTCTTTCATGCCGGTTGCCCTGTCTGCGTCAGCGTCGAGGCGCAGTTCGTGGGTGCCCTGGATCCTTCCCGCTACCAGGTGGAGGTGGTCCATCTGGGCCAGGATGCCTCCCGGCTCGCCGAGGCCGAACGCTACGGCGTGAAGTCCGTGCCCGCCCTGGTCATGGACGGCCAGACCTTCCATATCAACTTCGGTGCGGCACTCTCCGATCTGAAGTGA
- the oadA gene encoding sodium-extruding oxaloacetate decarboxylase subunit alpha: protein MSKIMITDLTLRDGHQSLIATRMRTEDMLPICERMDRIGFWSMEVWGGATFDACVRFLKEDPWERLRKLREALPNTRLQMLLRGQNLVGYRHYADDVVRSFVARSAANGMDVFRIFDAMNDTRNLRVSIEAVKQENKHAQGTISYTTSPVHNIAQFVAMAREMVDMGCDSIAIKDMAGLLTPSTTAELVSELVAAVKVPVHLHTHATSGLAEMCHLKAIEHGVSVIDTAMSAFAGGTSHAPTESMVAALKGTEYDTGLDLEALQEIGFYFHEVRKKYHQYESEFTGIDTRVQTTQVPGGMISNLANQLREQGALDKMNLVMKEIPRVREDLGYPPLVTPTSQIVGTQAVMNVLTGERYKTITNEVKLYLQGRYGRTLGTVNSVVRQKAIGNAEVIDCRPADLLDDELENLREQAGELAQSEEDVLIFAMFPEVGREFLQQRRDGHLVPEPLLPANGGKKEDQAAPVEFRVTLHGETYHIKVTGTGHKREDMRPFYVTVDGMPEEIQVETLDELLVSAEGGDTAQPRPRGKGSQRPRATKPGHVSTSMPGSITDVLVKEGDTVKAGDAVLVLEAMKMETEVQAPVDGTVKAVHVAKGDSVNPDETLVEIE from the coding sequence GGACATGCTGCCGATATGCGAGCGCATGGACCGGATCGGCTTCTGGTCCATGGAGGTCTGGGGCGGCGCCACCTTCGACGCCTGCGTGCGCTTCCTCAAGGAAGACCCCTGGGAGCGCCTGCGCAAGCTGCGCGAGGCCCTGCCCAACACTCGCCTGCAGATGCTGCTGCGCGGCCAGAACCTGGTGGGCTACCGACACTATGCCGACGACGTGGTGCGCAGCTTCGTGGCCCGCTCCGCCGCCAACGGCATGGACGTGTTCCGCATCTTCGACGCCATGAACGACACCCGCAACCTGCGCGTGTCCATCGAGGCGGTGAAGCAGGAAAACAAGCACGCCCAGGGCACCATCAGCTATACCACCAGCCCGGTGCACAACATCGCCCAGTTCGTGGCCATGGCCCGGGAGATGGTGGACATGGGCTGCGACAGCATCGCCATCAAGGACATGGCCGGCCTGCTGACCCCGTCCACCACCGCGGAACTGGTGAGCGAGCTGGTGGCGGCGGTCAAGGTACCCGTGCACCTGCACACCCACGCCACCTCGGGGCTCGCCGAGATGTGCCACCTCAAGGCCATCGAGCACGGCGTGAGCGTGATCGACACCGCCATGTCCGCCTTCGCCGGCGGCACCAGCCACGCGCCCACCGAGAGCATGGTGGCGGCCCTCAAGGGCACGGAGTACGACACCGGCCTGGACCTGGAGGCCCTGCAGGAGATCGGCTTCTACTTCCACGAGGTGCGCAAGAAATACCACCAGTACGAAAGCGAGTTCACCGGCATCGACACCCGGGTGCAGACCACCCAGGTGCCCGGCGGCATGATCTCCAACCTGGCCAACCAGTTGCGCGAACAGGGCGCCCTGGACAAGATGAACCTGGTGATGAAGGAGATCCCCCGGGTGCGCGAGGACCTGGGCTACCCGCCCCTGGTCACCCCCACCTCCCAGATCGTCGGCACTCAGGCTGTCATGAACGTGCTCACCGGCGAGCGCTACAAGACCATCACCAACGAGGTGAAGCTCTACCTCCAGGGCCGCTACGGCCGCACCCTGGGCACGGTGAACAGCGTGGTACGGCAGAAGGCCATCGGCAACGCCGAGGTGATCGACTGCCGCCCTGCCGACCTGCTGGACGACGAGCTTGAGAACCTGCGCGAGCAGGCCGGCGAGCTGGCCCAGAGCGAGGAGGACGTGCTGATCTTCGCCATGTTCCCCGAGGTGGGCCGGGAGTTCCTGCAGCAGCGCCGCGACGGCCACCTGGTGCCCGAACCCCTGCTGCCTGCCAACGGCGGCAAGAAGGAGGACCAGGCCGCGCCAGTGGAATTCCGCGTCACCCTGCATGGCGAGACCTACCACATCAAGGTCACCGGCACCGGCCACAAGCGCGAGGACATGCGCCCCTTCTACGTCACCGTGGATGGCATGCCCGAAGAGATCCAGGTGGAGACCCTGGATGAACTGCTGGTGTCCGCCGAGGGCGGCGACACCGCCCAGCCCCGCCCCCGCGGCAAGGGCAGCCAGCGCCCCCGGGCCACCAAGCCCGGCCACGTGAGCACCTCCATGCCCGGCAGCATCACCGACGTGCTGGTCAAGGAAGGCGACACGGTCAAGGCCGGTGACGCGGTGCTGGTGCTCGAGGCCATGAAGATGGAGACCGAGGTACAGGCCCCGGTGGACGGCACCGTCAAGGCGGTGCACGTGGCCAAGGGCGACAGCGTCAACCCGGACGAGACCCTGGTGGAGATCGAGTGA
- a CDS encoding L-lactate dehydrogenase, producing MSKNTVGIIGTGNVGMAAAYALFQRQIASSLVLVDKDPRRAEGEAMDLMHGQALVGRVTVRAGDYADLAGCGVIVICAGVGQKPGETRLDLLNRNAAVFREIAEQLDRNAPEAVLVIATNPVDILTTVMQRLSKRPPEAVIGTGTMLDTSRFRALLGEHYDVNPRSVHAYILGEHGDSEVAIWSSASIGGLPIMGHEISCKPFDAGAMERIFQQVRGAAYDIIARKGYTNTAIGLVIAYLVRVILEDQKSVLPVSVDPAGIYGIEPGLCLSIPCVVGSRGVECRVPPEVSEQERAGLHASAAVLRGGLEGMEI from the coding sequence ATGTCCAAGAACACGGTAGGCATCATCGGCACGGGCAACGTCGGCATGGCCGCCGCCTATGCCCTGTTCCAGCGCCAGATCGCCAGCAGCCTGGTGCTGGTGGACAAGGACCCCCGCCGGGCCGAGGGCGAGGCCATGGACCTGATGCACGGCCAGGCCCTGGTGGGCCGGGTGACGGTGCGCGCCGGCGACTACGCGGACCTGGCCGGCTGCGGGGTGATCGTGATCTGCGCGGGCGTCGGCCAGAAGCCCGGCGAGACCCGCCTGGACCTGCTCAACCGCAACGCGGCGGTATTCCGGGAGATCGCCGAGCAGCTGGATCGCAACGCCCCGGAGGCGGTGCTGGTGATCGCCACCAACCCGGTGGATATCCTCACCACCGTGATGCAGCGCCTGAGCAAGCGCCCCCCGGAGGCGGTGATCGGCACCGGCACCATGCTGGACACCTCCCGGTTCCGCGCCCTGCTTGGCGAGCACTACGACGTGAATCCCCGCTCCGTGCATGCCTATATCCTGGGGGAGCACGGCGATTCCGAGGTGGCCATCTGGAGCAGCGCCAGCATCGGCGGCCTGCCCATCATGGGCCACGAGATCAGCTGCAAGCCCTTCGACGCCGGGGCCATGGAACGCATCTTCCAGCAGGTACGCGGCGCCGCCTACGACATCATCGCCCGCAAGGGCTACACCAACACCGCCATCGGCCTGGTGATCGCCTACCTGGTGCGGGTGATCCTGGAGGACCAGAAGAGCGTCCTGCCCGTGAGCGTGGACCCGGCCGGGATCTACGGCATCGAGCCGGGACTGTGCCTGAGCATCCCCTGCGTGGTGGGTTCCCGGGGGGTGGAATGCCGGGTACCGCCGGAGGTCTCCGAACAGGAGCGTGCAGGCCTGCACGCCTCGGCCGCCGTGCTGCGGGGAGGCCTGGAGGGGATGGAAATCTAG
- a CDS encoding ArsJ-associated glyceraldehyde-3-phosphate dehydrogenase has translation MSIRVGINGFGRMGRLGLRAGWGMAPLEFVHVNETAGDATCSAHLLEFDSVHGRWPHEIRAEADAFSVDGQRISHSSGKTPGEVDWAGMGIDIVIEASGKFRTVESLKPYFDQGVKKVIVAAPVKDPSVLNVVVGVNDHLYDPARHHLITAASCTTNCLAPVVKVMHEGIGIRHGTMTTIHDMTNTQTLVDTGHKDLRRARAASLSLIPTSTGSARAIGDIFPELNGRLNGHAVRVPLLNASLTDFVFEAQRETTVEEVNGLLRAAAEGPLKGILGYEERPLVSVDYKDDTRSSIVDAPSTLVINGTQVKVLAWYDNEIGYVNRMMELAVKVALLKWEG, from the coding sequence ATGAGCATTCGCGTTGGCATCAACGGCTTCGGCCGCATGGGTCGCCTGGGGCTTCGCGCCGGCTGGGGCATGGCGCCGCTTGAGTTCGTGCACGTGAACGAGACCGCCGGCGACGCGACCTGTTCAGCCCATCTGCTGGAGTTCGACTCGGTGCATGGCCGCTGGCCCCACGAGATCCGCGCCGAGGCCGACGCCTTCAGCGTGGACGGGCAGCGCATCAGCCACAGCAGCGGCAAGACGCCCGGCGAGGTGGACTGGGCCGGCATGGGCATCGACATCGTCATCGAGGCCTCGGGCAAGTTCCGCACCGTGGAATCGCTCAAACCCTATTTCGACCAGGGTGTGAAGAAGGTCATCGTGGCCGCGCCCGTGAAGGACCCCTCGGTGCTCAACGTAGTGGTGGGGGTCAACGACCACCTCTACGACCCGGCCCGCCATCACCTCATCACCGCGGCCTCCTGCACCACCAACTGCCTGGCGCCGGTGGTGAAGGTGATGCACGAGGGCATCGGCATCCGCCACGGCACCATGACCACCATCCACGACATGACCAATACCCAGACCCTGGTGGACACCGGCCACAAGGATCTGCGCCGGGCCCGGGCCGCGAGCCTGTCCCTGATCCCCACCAGCACCGGTTCCGCCAGGGCCATCGGCGATATCTTCCCGGAGCTGAACGGGCGCCTGAACGGACACGCCGTGCGCGTGCCGCTCTTGAATGCCTCGCTGACGGATTTCGTGTTCGAGGCCCAGCGGGAGACCACGGTGGAGGAGGTCAACGGCCTGCTGCGCGCGGCCGCAGAGGGTCCGCTCAAGGGCATCCTGGGCTACGAGGAGCGCCCGCTGGTCTCCGTCGACTACAAGGACGACACCCGCTCGTCCATCGTCGACGCGCCCTCGACCCTGGTGATCAACGGCACCCAGGTGAAGGTGCTCGCCTGGTACGACAACGAGATCGGCTACGTGAACCGCATGATGGAACTGGCGGTGAAGGTTGCACTTTTGAAGTGGGAAGGGTGA
- the arsJ gene encoding organoarsenical effux MFS transporter ArsJ encodes MQANTTPLGLRPYAMITANYWAFTITDGAIRMLVVLYFHMLGYSPLEIALLFLFYEFFGIVTNLVGGWLAARLGLNTTMILGTGLQVFALLMLTVPDAWLGVAYVMFAQALSGIAKDLNKMSAKSGVKLVLGQGGEGRLFKWVAVLTGSKNALKGAGFFVGGALLYAVGFRWALVCLAGGLFLVAIFAVRGLPAGLGRAPGKPKFGQMFSNTREINWLSAARFFLFGARDVWFVVGLPVFLSAVLGWNHMQVGAFLALWVIGYGIVQASVPRLIRSSKAIGDPDGGTARRWAFALALVPAGIAIALMQGLDPAWTLIIGLGLFGVVFAINSAVHSFLILAYADHDKVAMKVGFYYMANAGGRLLGTVLSGWVYQTQGLEGCLWWSVGFVVAAGVLSLKLPKSTKGELGSGK; translated from the coding sequence ATGCAAGCAAACACGACACCGCTCGGTCTGCGCCCCTACGCGATGATCACGGCCAATTACTGGGCCTTCACCATCACCGACGGGGCGATCCGCATGCTGGTGGTGCTGTACTTCCACATGCTGGGGTACTCGCCGCTGGAGATCGCGCTGCTGTTCCTGTTCTACGAGTTCTTCGGCATCGTCACCAACCTGGTGGGCGGCTGGCTCGCTGCGCGCCTGGGGCTCAACACCACCATGATCCTCGGCACGGGTTTGCAGGTGTTCGCCCTGCTCATGCTCACCGTGCCCGATGCCTGGCTGGGGGTGGCCTACGTGATGTTCGCCCAGGCGCTCTCGGGCATTGCCAAGGACCTGAACAAGATGAGCGCCAAGTCTGGCGTGAAGCTGGTGCTGGGGCAGGGGGGCGAGGGCCGGCTGTTCAAGTGGGTGGCCGTGCTGACCGGCTCCAAGAACGCGCTCAAGGGCGCCGGCTTCTTCGTGGGCGGGGCGCTGCTCTACGCGGTCGGATTCCGCTGGGCACTGGTGTGCCTGGCGGGCGGGCTGTTCCTGGTGGCGATCTTCGCGGTGCGTGGCCTGCCCGCGGGCCTGGGGCGGGCCCCTGGCAAGCCCAAGTTCGGTCAGATGTTCTCCAACACCCGGGAGATCAACTGGCTCTCGGCGGCGCGCTTCTTCCTGTTCGGCGCCCGGGACGTGTGGTTCGTGGTGGGCCTGCCGGTGTTCCTCTCGGCGGTGCTCGGCTGGAACCACATGCAGGTGGGCGCCTTCCTGGCCCTGTGGGTGATCGGCTACGGCATCGTGCAGGCCTCGGTGCCCCGGCTGATCCGTTCATCCAAGGCCATCGGGGACCCCGACGGCGGTACGGCCAGACGCTGGGCCTTCGCCCTGGCGCTGGTGCCGGCGGGGATTGCCATCGCGCTGATGCAGGGCCTGGACCCGGCCTGGACCCTGATCATCGGCCTGGGGCTGTTCGGCGTGGTGTTCGCCATCAACTCCGCCGTGCATTCCTTCCTGATCCTGGCCTACGCGGATCACGACAAGGTGGCCATGAAGGTGGGCTTCTACTACATGGCCAACGCCGGCGGCCGCCTGCTGGGCACGGTGCTTTCCGGCTGGGTCTACCAGACCCAGGGGCTGGAGGGGTGCCTGTGGTGGTCGGTGGGGTTTGTGGTGGCGGCGGGTGTTCTTTCGCTGAAACTGCCTAAAAGTACGAAGGGTGAATTGGGAAGTGGGAAGTAA
- a CDS encoding histidine phosphatase family protein, which translates to MKPRVSVLHAVTTRLAGLTAMLLLLAASLFATPARADEASLFALLKQPGHVLLMRHTLAPGIGDPEGFVLEDCRTQRNLSDTGQVQARELGERLRAGGIESARVYSSRWCRCLDTATGLGLGPVIPLTALDSVFQRRHETEARTRALRDFLAALEPGEPVILVTHQMNVRALTGRSTGVGEGLLLNVEDPENVRVVGVF; encoded by the coding sequence ATGAAACCGCGCGTTTCCGTGTTGCATGCCGTCACAACCCGCCTGGCAGGCCTCACGGCCATGTTGTTGCTGCTGGCGGCATCCTTGTTCGCCACTCCCGCCCGGGCGGACGAGGCGTCACTGTTCGCCCTGCTCAAGCAGCCGGGCCATGTGCTCCTCATGCGCCATACCCTGGCCCCGGGCATCGGCGATCCGGAGGGGTTCGTGCTGGAAGACTGCCGCACCCAGCGCAACCTCTCCGATACCGGACAGGTGCAGGCACGGGAACTGGGTGAGCGCCTGCGCGCCGGGGGGATCGAGTCGGCCCGGGTCTATTCCAGCCGCTGGTGCCGTTGTCTGGATACCGCCACCGGACTGGGGCTGGGCCCGGTGATCCCGCTGACCGCCCTGGATTCGGTGTTCCAGCGGCGCCACGAGACCGAGGCGCGCACTCGCGCCCTGCGGGACTTCCTGGCCGCTCTGGAACCGGGTGAGCCGGTCATCCTGGTCACGCACCAGATGAACGTCAGGGCGCTGACCGGGCGTTCCACCGGCGTCGGCGAGGGCCTGCTGCTCAATGTGGAGGATCCCGAGAATGTCCGGGTGGTGGGGGTGTTCTGA
- a CDS encoding Hsp20/alpha crystallin family protein — MSTLDQIREGFGHALDTLSRGWQQLRERAGSALTRFHPSSAEGPVESVEAGVARNAARWGVLASEVRETDDALIIGLEIPGMESKDFEIQVVDDHLVVSGEKHLEREQARGRFYVMERAYGRFERMVPLPVPVDPQGARAKYHNGVLTVTLPKNLRALGRRIPVQGA, encoded by the coding sequence ATGAGCACACTGGACCAGATCAGGGAAGGCTTCGGCCATGCCCTCGACACCCTGAGCCGCGGCTGGCAGCAGCTGCGCGAACGCGCCGGCAGCGCACTGACCCGCTTCCACCCCAGCTCCGCCGAAGGCCCGGTGGAGAGTGTTGAGGCCGGCGTGGCCCGCAACGCCGCCCGCTGGGGCGTGCTGGCCTCGGAGGTCCGCGAGACCGATGACGCACTCATCATCGGCCTGGAGATCCCCGGCATGGAGTCCAAGGACTTCGAGATCCAGGTGGTGGATGATCACCTGGTGGTCAGCGGCGAGAAGCACCTTGAACGGGAACAGGCCCGGGGCCGTTTCTACGTGATGGAGCGGGCCTACGGCCGCTTCGAGCGCATGGTCCCCCTGCCCGTCCCCGTGGACCCCCAGGGCGCCAGGGCCAAGTACCACAACGGCGTGCTGACCGTGACCCTGCCCAAGAACCTGCGCGCCCTTGGCCGGCGCATCCCCGTCCAGGGAGCCTGA
- a CDS encoding FHA domain-containing protein, translated as MQSSDDGYNEASPTQQISAERVRAMYDLTARLSLSYEGVEHWFTASSRVFVVGRNLDCDLVVAVPVASRHHARFIYRKGKFVVIDQSTNGTYVQLKGNDQVCLLNGEEFPLVGEGVISLGRPVEDGDPHLIHFRIPGR; from the coding sequence ATGCAGTCCTCCGACGACGGTTACAACGAGGCTTCACCGACCCAGCAGATCAGCGCAGAGCGCGTGCGGGCCATGTATGACCTGACCGCGCGACTCTCCCTGAGCTACGAGGGTGTCGAGCACTGGTTCACGGCCAGCTCCCGGGTGTTCGTGGTGGGCCGCAACCTGGACTGCGATCTGGTGGTCGCGGTACCCGTGGCTTCCCGGCACCATGCCCGATTCATCTACCGCAAGGGCAAGTTCGTGGTCATTGACCAGAGCACCAACGGCACCTATGTGCAGCTCAAGGGCAACGACCAGGTCTGCCTGCTCAACGGTGAGGAGTTCCCCCTGGTGGGCGAGGGCGTGATCAGCCTGGGCCGTCCGGTGGAGGACGGTGACCCCCACCTGATCCATTTCCGCATCCCGGGCCGCTGA
- a CDS encoding ion transporter produces the protein MFHTPGVNPGLRERAGRWIESGPVQRVIIALILINAAILGLETDPDIMARIGDWLIGADRVILGVFVVEILIKLYAKGLRFFRNPWNVFDFLVVGIALIPASGPFAVLRILRLLRLVSMIPKLRFVVEALLRAIPGIASIFGLLIILFYVFAVIATGLFAKDHPEWFGSIGRSMYTLFQVMTLESWSMGIARPVMETHPYAWVFFVPFILVATFTILNLFIAIIVNTMQTLAEEQQKFEEKTITTVVHAESAQLHQDLTRVESENQQLHQDLRALREEIRALREELRRPG, from the coding sequence ATGTTCCACACCCCTGGTGTGAATCCGGGCCTGCGCGAACGCGCCGGGCGCTGGATCGAATCCGGCCCGGTGCAGCGGGTCATCATCGCCCTGATCCTGATCAACGCCGCCATCCTGGGCCTGGAGACCGACCCGGACATCATGGCCCGTATCGGCGACTGGCTGATCGGCGCCGACCGGGTGATCCTGGGCGTGTTCGTGGTGGAGATCCTGATCAAGCTCTACGCCAAGGGCCTGCGCTTTTTTCGCAATCCCTGGAACGTGTTCGACTTCCTGGTGGTGGGTATCGCCCTGATTCCGGCCTCGGGCCCCTTCGCGGTGCTGCGAATCCTGCGTCTGCTGCGCCTGGTGTCCATGATTCCGAAGCTGCGTTTCGTGGTGGAGGCCCTGCTGCGGGCGATCCCGGGGATCGCGTCCATCTTCGGCCTGCTCATCATCCTGTTCTACGTGTTCGCAGTCATTGCCACCGGGCTGTTCGCCAAAGATCACCCGGAATGGTTCGGATCAATCGGCCGTTCCATGTACACCCTGTTCCAGGTCATGACCCTGGAGAGCTGGTCCATGGGCATCGCACGGCCGGTGATGGAGACCCATCCCTACGCCTGGGTGTTCTTCGTGCCCTTCATCCTGGTGGCCACCTTCACCATCCTGAACCTGTTCATCGCCATCATCGTCAACACCATGCAGACCCTGGCCGAGGAGCAACAGAAGTTCGAGGAAAAGACCATCACCACGGTGGTGCATGCCGAGAGCGCGCAGCTGCACCAGGATCTCACCCGGGTGGAGAGCGAAAACCAGCAGCTGCACCAGGACCTGCGCGCCCTGCGCGAGGAGATCCGGGCCCTGCGGGAGGAGCTGCGCAGGCCCGGATAG
- a CDS encoding MarR family winged helix-turn-helix transcriptional regulator, which translates to MNRTHALFERLSALMQQAVREDAARHGLLPIQFQILGYLAQANRYSDIPIAVAEYFGITRGTVSQTLAVLEGKGLLRKEPDPRHGKRVHLKLTKKGEALLEETWTQRLDKAMPGDLNSREVLEEGLHTLLTTLQHLNNNQAFGVCQHCAHFLQEDGGWRCGLTGEPLDDRQRIRICREWRREAAPHG; encoded by the coding sequence ATGAATCGTACCCATGCCCTGTTCGAACGCCTCTCCGCCCTGATGCAGCAGGCGGTGCGGGAGGATGCGGCCCGCCACGGGCTGCTGCCCATCCAGTTCCAGATCCTCGGCTACCTGGCCCAGGCCAACCGCTACAGCGACATCCCCATCGCGGTCGCCGAGTACTTCGGCATCACCCGGGGCACGGTCTCCCAGACCCTGGCGGTGCTGGAGGGCAAGGGTCTGTTGCGCAAGGAGCCCGACCCGCGCCATGGCAAGCGCGTGCATCTGAAACTGACGAAGAAAGGGGAAGCGCTGCTGGAGGAGACCTGGACACAGCGCCTGGACAAGGCCATGCCCGGTGACCTGAATTCACGGGAGGTCCTGGAAGAGGGGCTGCACACTTTGCTGACGACCCTCCAGCACCTGAACAACAACCAGGCCTTCGGCGTGTGTCAGCACTGCGCGCATTTTCTGCAGGAAGACGGGGGCTGGCGCTGCGGCCTGACCGGTGAACCCCTGGACGACCGGCAACGGATCAGGATCTGTCGTGAATGGCGCCGGGAGGCCGCGCCCCACGGCTGA
- a CDS encoding thiol-disulfide oxidoreductase DCC family protein, with translation MSTHAMNDVRPVVLFDGGCPLCRKEIAHYRRLDSKGRIRWEDIHADRDIPGRHGLAWEDTMMRLHVVEADGGIRTGAHAFAAIWDRLPGYRWLSRVLRAIPGVLGLVDAAYTRFARWRWRRRCETGTCDIR, from the coding sequence ATGAGCACACATGCCATGAACGATGTCCGCCCCGTGGTCCTGTTCGACGGCGGCTGCCCCCTGTGCCGTAAGGAGATCGCCCATTACAGGCGGCTCGACTCGAAGGGACGCATCCGCTGGGAGGACATCCACGCGGACCGCGACATCCCCGGCCGGCACGGGCTGGCGTGGGAGGACACCATGATGCGTCTGCATGTGGTGGAGGCGGATGGCGGGATCCGCACCGGCGCCCATGCCTTCGCGGCCATCTGGGACCGTCTGCCGGGTTACCGCTGGCTGAGTCGGGTGCTGCGGGCCATTCCGGGCGTGCTGGGTCTGGTGGATGCGGCCTATACGCGCTTCGCCCGCTGGCGCTGGCGGCGGCGCTGCGAAACCGGGACCTGTGACATTCGTTAG
- a CDS encoding metalloregulator ArsR/SmtB family transcription factor translates to MNIKPEALFNALSDTTRLRCLALLRAEGELCVCEITHALDLLQPRISRHLAQLRESGLLLDERRGQWVYYRMNPQLPAWTDAVIATSLEAVRDQEPYLTDRRRLETMVERPGRLCCA, encoded by the coding sequence ATGAATATAAAGCCGGAAGCCCTGTTTAATGCCCTCTCGGACACCACCCGCCTGCGTTGCCTGGCCCTGCTGCGCGCCGAGGGGGAGCTGTGTGTGTGCGAAATCACCCACGCCCTGGACCTGCTGCAGCCTCGTATCTCCAGGCATCTCGCCCAGTTGCGTGAATCCGGCCTGCTGCTGGATGAGCGTCGGGGACAGTGGGTCTACTACCGCATGAACCCCCAACTGCCCGCCTGGACGGACGCGGTCATCGCCACCAGCCTGGAGGCGGTCCGGGACCAGGAACCCTATCTCACCGACCGCCGGCGCCTTGAGACCATGGTCGAGCGACCCGGCCGGCTGTGTTGCGCCTGA
- a CDS encoding Maf family protein — MRPLILGSSSPFRRELLERLQLPFQCHSPEVDESPLPDESPTDLVARLARDKARTVAMHHPEALIIGSDQVAELDGRILGKPGSHEQAVVQLRAASGRSVVFHTGLCLLNAETGRAQIHTVPFTVHFRTLDSAMIEHYLRREQPYGCAGSFKSEGLGIALFQRMEGDDPTALIGLPLITLVSMLREEGVAVLGGKDSA, encoded by the coding sequence GTGAGGCCCCTGATCCTCGGTTCCTCCTCGCCGTTTCGCCGGGAACTGCTGGAGCGCCTGCAACTGCCGTTTCAGTGCCACTCGCCCGAGGTGGACGAATCCCCCCTGCCCGACGAATCCCCCACCGACCTGGTGGCCCGGCTTGCCCGGGACAAGGCCCGGACCGTGGCCATGCACCATCCCGAGGCCCTGATCATCGGCTCCGACCAGGTGGCGGAGCTGGACGGTCGCATCCTGGGCAAGCCCGGCAGCCACGAGCAGGCCGTGGTGCAACTGCGCGCCGCCTCGGGCCGTTCCGTGGTGTTTCACACCGGCCTGTGCCTGCTCAATGCCGAGACCGGACGGGCCCAGATCCACACCGTGCCCTTCACCGTGCACTTTCGCACCCTGGACTCGGCCATGATCGAGCACTACCTGCGCCGGGAGCAGCCCTACGGCTGCGCCGGCAGCTTCAAGTCCGAGGGCCTGGGCATCGCCCTGTTCCAGCGCATGGAGGGGGATGACCCCACCGCCCTGATCGGCCTGCCCCTGATCACCCTGGTAAGCATGCTGCGGGAGGAAGGCGTGGCGGTGCTGGGCGGGAAGGACTCGGCCTAG